tccaaatgactcgtacgttgtcactcgactcatgtaccacttttggtttttcgaacgcactttcgtacgtttagaaaactagcattttacgttatgcgacgtgtacccttattaataatttgacttactcatcaataatttaccttataaaaaatgtaacttataaaattgagcgttgtggtcatttgcttttataaatcagtggctcgttgtttgtcaaaatatattagtttaaatcaggatgttttatgactaaattatatatttatattttcattttgaaatataaatttgaactattcacataatatagtttttcaaaactaatgtcattccaaacttatatatttagaaatcgtttaaatattaagaattactatttcttaacatttgtattttaaagtttaaaaattgatatagttcatttatatacaaacgttcataaagcattttaataatcaaaattataaaaaaaatcattttattacaaaggttataataatagaagttgttatgtcataagacgtttttagtaataaaagtttattatatcgaaaagacgttttcgtttaagaaagtaatgttatatatgaatcatatcaggtttcaaggttttaaatttccattttaatcatgactcgtaggattaagtctaagggaaaatcaaacgtatgcaatcatcttaatgtaaaacgtcgatctatttaacttgtcaatatctattttctaatttacctatattccctaatttcacttttacaatacctaatatgaaggttaattaatttatcttatcaacagccacgaggcaattattgtaaggcatgtattggaatttaacagaaatttccaccaatctgacttgctctcgctacttgacactttgtccttactcgaagatcactttaccatttattccaaatatcgttaaaaaggaaaagttttctaaatcaaagtggacctctcaatagggactcgtaatcataattcaatgtatatgataaatcaatcatttgatattatcttctaattccatcgctaatcatattgaaacaaataccttcatataaagtattatacgtttaatattttgttaacattctcaaactgttatatatacatatacctatacatattcatatccaattaaataatggttcgtgaatcgtcgtaatttggtcgaggttaaatgaatgtatgaacacagtttaaaattcttgagattcaacttacaaactttgcttatcatgtcgggaatatataaagattaaagtttaaatttggtcggaaatttccgggttgtcacaagaagTACAATGACAAGCTACTAAGAACCGACTTGACAAGTGTCAACCTTCTACCGAACGATAATGATTTAGCTTCCAATCTGATAGTCTTTTTTGAATTTTTGGATTACCGGTTGCCATCCTTTCGCATTATTCATTTTAGTCCAATTGAAACTCCGTCGGTACATGGTTCATCCTCCGAACAACCCATTCGAAGAACCATTCTTTCCACTTCATATAGTTATGCTGTGTTTAAACTGAATGTTATAGCGATTAATGGTTCATAAATTGAATGATTCAATGTCTCTAAATAAAGTTTTAGTTCTGAATAGAAGCAAGCTGCTCGATAATTATTTTGAATAAACGATATGAATTTGGTAAAATTACTTTATTAACGTGTTACATGAGTAAAAAAATCAATGTACTTGTTTGTTAACTGTTTTGGATATGATTTGAGCAGAATATTggatatttaaagtgattaatgaTTAAGAAAGTGTTTCAATTTTGAATAATTCAACACTGAATACTGAACCATTCAGTATCATATGTTATTGAGAGATGAGAAACAACCGCGCTAAatgttgaatggttcagcattcatcgCTGAATCATTCAGTTAAGAGATAAATAAACACACtcttaggggtgttcatcggttcggttttagtTTGTTCGGTGGattcggttttgaattttttttgggcaaaatcgaaaatcgaaccgaaaaccgaattcaaaatgaaaaccaaaccgaaaccgaaaccgaaaatcgaatttgaattcagttcggtttcggttaaaaccgaaaatcatgaaaaaattcaaAATCGTGGTAGTctaattgtggcgttactgatgtcttagttatttacaacctaaaacaatgacgtactattaaatAATCAAGAatccgatgatttattaatatttacagcttaattgtGACGTTTACTAGTTCCGTTAATAAGAACATGAACATAATAATTTGTGTAACATAAATATAATGTAGGTCACCTAATCGTCATATGGATGAGAACCTACGTAGATGATTAGATCTCAAAATATAATGACACTAAAACATAattatacaaattatatattaaaatttttgaattcggtttttagtTTAACCGAATTCACAATCCTCAaaatcgaaaaccgaaccgaaaaccgaaatcaaattcggtttcggttttactcgatccgaaaaccatttttcaaattcggtttcgatTTTTTCCGATTTGGTTCCGGTTTGATTTTTGGGTTAAACGGTTTTAAACCAAATACTTATCACCCCTACACACTCTTACTCTTACATCTTTAATATTGTTTTAAAAGCATTTGTTTctcttaattataatatataatactaatataaattatataattttaattattattattaaaataaaaaagtgAGTATATGtagtcagtgttgtaaatctccttacttctctccgagatctcgtttttggaaGGCCGCCGAGACGAGATGCTCATCTCCCGAAATTTTTCGGTCAGCGGGGTCAAATTTGGTCAAAGTCACAATTTCTCGAATTTTGTCGCTCATTTCTTGAATTTTCTCATAAAATCtcataaaaatgtatataaatgttatatatatatatatatatatatatatatatatatatatatatatatatatatatatatatatatatatattatttatatatatttatattaaaaaaactaaaaagtcaacgtaagCCAACGTTCGAGAACTTTTCGAGATTTTTCCGAAATGCTGAGATCTCCTCAAAGATGTTCAAACGAGATTTCCCGAGATCCGAGATCTGCAACCCTGTACGTAGTTACTCTTGTATCTTTAATATTGTTTTAAAAACATCTGTTTCACTATTTACATGTGCATCCATTAAGTAAAATGTATTGTAACCGTTGccattctattatcattattaccttTTGTTTAAATAACAAAGACCAAGTAAAAAAGAAAACACGAACACTTTTCTCTGCTCCCTTTTGTGTACTTTTCAAAGTTGTTACAACACTTCTTTCTTTGGCTCTCTATAACTCATCACACTCCAACAAAAAACAAATCATGCAAATTTTCATCCCAAAATTCACttacaatttcaatttcaatttcaatttcaatttactTCCACTAATTTTTCCTTCATATTCTTCATTTCACCCACCATGGAACATCAACTACAAAAAGAACAAATATCAGACATTGAACAAGTACTTGAATTTTTAAGAAAAAATGGTCTTTCAGAGTGTGAGTCAGCACTCATGGATGATATTCTTGAAAAATCCCAATTGGGTTCTTTTCAATTCCAAAAATTTATCTTTCCTGTACTAAACCCATCTCTACCTTTGCTCAAGATTCCGGCAGCTACTCCGCCGCCGGCGACGGTGGTCCAAGATTCTTCAGATGATGAGTTTCTTAGCTTGGCTTCTTCTACTACTGATTTGTGCTCCTCAGGTATCCTTCCATTTtgttatattaaaatatgttttttTAAAGTTAATCTTGATTTATGGAGTGATTATATTTGTTCTATGTCAGAATCTTGATTTTAACTTTATTGTAACTTTAGTGAATTTTATTAGTTTGGATTTGAGAGTTGGGACCACATCATTGTCGTGTTTCATTGTTTTTTCTTGTATATGATGCAAAGGGCATCAACATCAGTAGTTTCTTTAGTTACTTTCCTTATTTGTTTTCCAGAACTGCTTCTTGAATCTTGAtacatagaaaaaaaaaaaaatcatgaccaaaaaaaaaaaaaaaatggaatagAGAATGTCCCACTAATTATCCGCCAAATTAGCTTAAGCTTAGTCGTATCTAGGTGGTCTTTAAACCAAGAGGTTGTCAGTTCAAGTTCAAATAGGCACAAGGCCACACGGGTACTAAAGATACTCTCTCGTGCAAGAGAAAAGGTCTGAAACGGTCACGTGATAATCTGGTTATGCCTGAGTAAAAATACTCTCTTTCTCTGATAGCCTGTACAGAAAAAACCTTATCTGTTTACCGTTTACTTGTGACAACCATGCACTCTCAAGATCCTCAATTGAAGACATTGATGTCTTCGCTCTAAATGACATCATGATTAATCAACGCCATAATTGGGCGATATCTGAATCACATTACTGTTATGTTATTGTTTAATTTAGGCATTTTGTAGTAAAGATCTTGATCTTCACAATTCTCTTCAAAACTGGTTCTAGATTTTGAGTTGTGTTTTGACTTTTGTAGTCAAAAGCATTCAAGGTTGTATAAGGGTACCATTATTTGACATGAAGATTTATCACCGGAAATGGTGAATGGGCGGGTTGGGTACTAAACAGGTTtgcgtcattatggatattgagtgCATGTCAAAACAGGATTGTAATTTTCAAATGTGAGGTAATATGATTACACAAACTACATTTTTAATAAAGTGACGCCTTTAGTAGGTTTTAAGCATTTGATACAATTACAATCCGTTTGGATCATATATGATTTGTGTCGTTGTGCAGAATTCACAAATCCATATGGAATACGCACTACACGAGGGGTTAGTTCTCAAGCTTCATCCGATATGTTGTCGCAATTTGGTACGGCTCGCGATTACCCTGATTTCGATTTACAAAATGACTTAAACTGGTACGCAGAAAGAGACGAAGACTATGCAATGCCACCTTTATTTGACAACTCGGATCCCTTTAGTGGTCCCACTGAAGACAAGTTTGTAATGACATCAGATAAAGAGCATCAAGATGAGAATATTCAACCATTTCTCGAGCCATTTTTAGACCCTTTCGAGCCAACTAACTATCTCGATAAACAATGGCCTTTGACTTCCATTGCGTATGCAAAAGATGGCGTTAAAGTAACTGATTATTACGATTTGGACGGGAATTTTGTTGACCAGGACGTAAATGGTGCGATTGTTTACAGCTCGTTTAAAGGACGTATCATGAAAGATCTTCAAGAAACTGATATGGATGAAAAAGATGTTGACTTTAATTCAAATTGTTATCTTGTTGATGAATCCAAGAATACTATTGATTCTCGAAATCAAATGGATGAAAAAGGTGTTGACTTTAATTTGAATTGTGACGAATCTGAGGGTAGTTTTGGAAGAAATAATCACGAACATCGTGAGGGTGATGCTGCTAAAGTAACAGCCAAAGAAGATAATTCGGATGCCACTAATGATGAGATTTTAACATCGGCAAACGAAGATGAATATGAAATATTTGATTTAAAGATTATACACAGGAAGAACCGGTTAGTTACCTCTAATAAGGATGGGTATCGGGTAGAGGTGGCAAAACAGGCGGGTTGCTTAATGGGTCAAACTGGGTCGCATTACAACGAATGATTTACATATGCTTAAAAAAACaacattattatgaaagtaatgttATTACATTGTAATAAGATGATATACTCACTAGATTACTTTTGACCTCATTTTGGCTAACTTTGAGTTTTACTTAGTTTGACACATTATCGGAATAATATAACCCCGATTGACCCGTTTTTATATTAATGGGTAGCTATTGCCATAGTTTCTATTTGGGGCGTCTGTTTTAAGTTTATATATAACTTGTTTTATGGCATCTGTAGGACGGGTTTCGAAGAGAATAAGGATCTACCTATTGTAATAAACAGTATGATTGGGTCTCGTTATTGTGTTACCGAGTATCTTGGTTCAGCTGCATTCAGTAAAGTTGTTCAGGCACATGATTTGCACATGGGAAACGATGTTTGTCTGAAGATCATTAAGAACGATAAAGACTTCTTTGACCAAAGCTTAGATGAAATCAAGCTTTTAAAGTTTGTAAACAAGTATGATCCTGCAGACGAGCGTCACATTTTACGTCTATATGATTATTTCTATTTTCAGGTGAGAATCTGAAAGTAATATGATGCTATACACTTATTATATTACTGACTtttttaatcatgtttttgaaaaaTTTACAGGAACATCTTATAATCGTGTGCGAACTTTTACGTTCAAATTTATACGAATATCAAAAGTACAACAAAGAATGTGGTACAGAACCCTACTTTACATTAAAAAGGCTACAGGTTTGATTAATTTGTTTTACTTTGACTAATGAAAAATTTAGTAAAATTCaggaattgttgacttttaaaagtaAAAAATCAGGTGATAACAAGACAGTGTTTGGAAGCATTGGTGTACTTGCATGATTTGGGCATCATACATTGTGATTTGAAAcctgaaaatatacttattaaaaGTTATAGTAGATGTGAGATTAAGGTGATTGATCTTGGAAGCAGCTGTTTTCAAAACGACAATTTGTCATTATATGTGCAATCTCGATCTTATCGGGCTCCTGAAGTCATTATCGGATTACCGTATGACGAAAAAATTGATCTTTGGTCACTTGGTTGCATTTTAGCTGAGCTATATTCGGGTGATGTATGTTCTTCTGTGTTTTCTATTTTTTCCATTTTGATTATGAGTCTCGAACGTCTTCATTGATTTATTATTGCAATCAAGCAATTTAATTCTTTAGTAACTAATTTGATTATTATGTTATTTTCATGTGGAACTAGGTTTTGTTTCCGAACGATGAACTTGTGGTTCTGCTTTCACGGGTAATTGGAATGCTTGGGCCAATCGACGTTGAAATGTTGGAGTACGGGCAAGAAACTGATAAGTATTTCACAAAAGATTTCGATCTTTATCGCATTAATGAGGTTTGTTTTCTGCATAATCTTCTACAATAGCTATGTAGAGTATTCTTTAATATATAATAGTTCTCTATTTCTAGTATCTATAATATAATAGCATGTTTATTGCGCTATTTGGGGTTTCAACTAATGCTTCAGTCTCATTAAAAAAGTTGCATCTTTCGACTTGCACAATAGTTTATGAAACGTATTTAGATGTTAGGTAAATTTGAAGAGAATAATCAGCAACTCGGAGATTAATCAGGATTTAATCGCATTAATTTTACAcacttaaataataaattttagacAAAATTGCTTAAACCATCCCTTATTTTCCTTGACATGAGCCTGAACCACTGTGTTGTGAAACATTATTGTTGCAATAAATAGCAAATATAATCATTCTGCTCATATATGACTGCCTCATATCTCTTTATGTGTTTGTTTTGTTTAAGTACGATCAGCCAAAATAGAAATACGTTTGATTTTGTATTAGGGTGTTGAAGAGGAAGCGCGGGTTTAAGTTTATGAATGTAAAGAAATATATGACAAAGTTTAAGCTGGGGACTTATTTGAACTCTGACTAATTCCTTTCCTTGGGTGATAGTATTTTAACTATTTCTATTCCTCAGATGGTCATGTTTTCAGTTTTGACCAAATCCTCAAATGGGtgaatttgtttgtgttgtgtagtGGGTCTGAACCGTTCGATTTAAAACAGCTCCTTTTGTGCAAGTTGAAATGGGTTGGGTCAGCAACCCTTTGTTCATGTGTCAATGAGTTATTTTTCGTTaatttatattcatttgtattaaaCTTAACAAGACAGTTAACTTTTGTTAGGGCTAAGGATAAGGATGTAATTGAGAATAAACAATGTCTTTAAGAACTATTTGTGCAACTATAAATTTAGAGGGATGCAAAGAGCAAAAAAAGAATAACATATGCGTGATTTAAGCAATTTTGTCTAAATTTTAAAGTTATATGTGTAAAtaagaaaaccataaacataaataTGAACTTGAACATTGTCTACAAACGTAGACATAAACATAATTGTTCATTTGTTCGAAAACTCTTTTGTTTGAATTTGaattcatattaatatattgaccaATTTTGACTGACTGATTTTGACCAACAAATCCGATTTTGACCCTTTAACCAAATTGACGGATTAATTAGATGGATTTTGAAAAATCGGATCTGCCTGTTAGTAAAAAGGAGTAATCTGGAATTAATGGGGGATTTTTACAACAGTGCTGCGGAGACTTTATCGCAATATGAAGTTAGGGTTGTTTTAGCATAAGAGATTGTCAAATTACAAACATGACAGTTGTTGCAGCAGTTTGAGAATACATGAAGTGTAACAGAAATTTTGGCCTAAATCTTGATTATAGAATAGTTGACTTGTAGAAGTAGAATAATATAGGTTATGGGCACAAAACtacagaattaaaaaaaaaaattgttagtccAAAGTCCAAAAGTATCGAGTTGGGATCGGTCTGTTAGCACTTATTGTACTAATATGATTAGAAGTTTTAGAAGTTGCGTGAAATAATCGTTTGGGTTTTTAAACATTAACTTCATATTATTTGCTTGATCCTAATGCACACAGGAAACTGATCAAGTGGAATACATAATCCCACAAGAAACATCATTAGAAGAACACCTTCAAATTTCGGATACATTATTTCTTGATTTCGTTAAGAGTTTGCTTGAAATCAATCCTCAAAAACGGCCAACAGCTAGTGAAGCTTTGCAACATCCATGGCTctcttcatcaatcgatcaactcTGAATCTTGATACATGTCTAACTGAGTCCTTATAACGGCTTAGCACCAACATGGTGCAAGCGAATCTTGATCCAAACCAAATGGCCATACGGTTAGCCCATTGTTGGTCGTTATCGTTGTTCTTTTTGCACATAAAATGGCCTAGTGATCATTTTGTTTTGATTTTCTTTGTTTTCATATAGTGTTAAATTCATTATACAAATTTTCAAATTTTGATATATACCTACTATATGTATACATGTTTGAGTTCGTAAATTTCTCAATTATATATAAGAACAAATTGTGTTCAAAGGGAATGTAAATTGTGTTCTTATTTAACAAACTTGACTAAATGACTTTTTGTGCTTCCCTCACTAGGTTTGTTGCATGGGAAATTgatgaaaatacacttttttttaggcttcaaacaaaatacacttttttttttaaaaaattgcctttttacaccattcggtagacgggatttctgtctaccacctttatctgtcgtctactaccatttttacaaagtagtagacagtaacaacaaggtagtagacagtgagaacaaagcagtagacaaccatttacaaggtagctgaccgtctactgccttgttgttactgtctactaccttgttgtaggtgtcgactgatatgtattattggtgtcgacacctacaacaaggtagtagacaataacaacaaggcagtagacggtcagttaccttgtaattggctgtctactgctttgttctcactgtctactaccttgttattactgtctactactttgtaaaaatggtagtagacgacagataaaggtggtagacagaaattccgtctaccgaatggtgtaaaaagacaatttttttttttaaaattgtattttgtttgaagccttaaaaaaaagtgtattttgaacaatttcccTTGTTTCATTATACAAttcaatttgtatttttagttttggtTAAAAGTTTTATCCCTAAAATGTAGATAATATTTACCATATGCATTTAATTTGGTCAATACATTGATGCTTTACTGTTTACTCTCTTCATTTCCTATTTTTTGTCATCTCTATGGTTAACAAGATTTACTCGATTGAGCACATCGATCGAGTGAGACCTCCTTTTAAAATTTATGTTCTGACCACAAAAGTGTTATAATTTCTTTAATTTTACCCCCAAAGATTTAAAGCATTGTAATAAGACTAGTGCCGACAATGGCCTCTTCAAAATGTCTTCATACCGTCTTTGTTGTCGACGGTTGGCACGGAGCTTCTTCATTTCTTCTCTTGAGAGAGAATTTATAGAaagatagtaaaaaaaaaaaaaaaaaaaaaattgctttgcTTCCTGTTTATGAATTTTTAGTAAATTTTGGGTATACAAATTTTAAGGTCTTTAGTCATTTTATGACAGTGTTCAATCTTTTGAAATAAGTGTTACCATAATGTTCAAGTGAAAGTCTATTTTTGAAGCTCTTCGGTCATCTCTTGAGAATGATCTAAGTTACCTTTCAAATTTCTCATTTCTTCTAAATAAAACAAAATCATAATAAATTCCATATGGTGTTTTGTAATGTAATTTATAGTTGCTTATTGCttattagaatttatatttatatatttgtatcttATATAATATAATGTTGTTTATTGACAAAAGTGTAAGAGCttgttaaaaaataaataaaattaatacaTTATTAGATAATGTTAAGTAATGAAGGAGGTAGCAACTTCTAATGAGAGACTTAATGACAATGAGACGGAATGACTTTTCTTAATATATTCTAGATGCTTCTTAGAtactttataaattattaaaaaacCTCATTCGTCAAGTAACTATTTTTCTTTAATGACGATGTTTAGTGATAACTAGTCCGGactggcccgcgcgatgcggcgggggctttcggtcggcgtattcatatttaacgcagttttatttacagaagggaaaacgggtCATCTGTTATGCGTCGTTGTTGGTGTCATCGTCTTtaggtttttttttaaaatattttcggtttgaacgtagttagtttcgttttgttgataaaattatttcgagtctaatggtgctggcgaaaaaatttaactcgcggagagcaggaagatacgggctgtcgttgtgtgtagcgtttttttaaaaagtgtctgtttcgaacatagttagtatcgttttgttcataaaattatttcgaatctgacgctgccgtcgaaaaaatttaactcgtg
This genomic window from Rutidosis leptorrhynchoides isolate AG116_Rl617_1_P2 chromosome 2, CSIRO_AGI_Rlap_v1, whole genome shotgun sequence contains:
- the LOC139893496 gene encoding uncharacterized protein; translated protein: MDDILEKSQLGSFQFQKFIFPVLNPSLPLLKIPAATPPPATVVQDSSDDEFLSLASSTTDLCSSEFTNPYGIRTTRGVSSQASSDMLSQFGTARDYPDFDLQNDLNWYAERDEDYAMPPLFDNSDPFSGPTEDKFVMTSDKEHQDENIQPFLEPFLDPFEPTNYLDKQWPLTSIAYAKDGVKVTDYYDLDGNFVDQDVNGAIVYSSFKGRIMKDLQETDMDEKDVDFNSNCYLVDESKNTIDSRNQMDEKGVDFNLNCDESEGSFGRNNHEHREGDAAKVTAKEDNSDATNDEILTSANEDEYEIFDLKIIHRKNRTGFEENKDLPIVINSMIGSRYCVTEYLGSAAFSKVVQAHDLHMGNDVCLKIIKNDKDFFDQSLDEIKLLKFVNKYDPADERHILRLYDYFYFQEHLIIVCELLRSNLYEYQKYNKECGTEPYFTLKRLQVITRQCLEALVYLHDLGIIHCDLKPENILIKSYSRCEIKVIDLGSSCFQNDNLSLYVQSRSYRAPEVIIGLPYDEKIDLWSLGCILAELYSGDVLFPNDELVVLLSRVIGMLGPIDVEMLEYGQETDKYFTKDFDLYRINEETDQVEYIIPQETSLEEHLQISDTLFLDFVKSLLEINPQKRPTASEALQHPWLSSSIDQL